A stretch of the Sorangium aterium genome encodes the following:
- a CDS encoding c-type cytochrome — MATVSAAAMAAVLLLGERPALADPGEPAEVEARRLVHVLGYVAMDYGGCVANGAVTSVIEYDEQLALLGEAIQVATRIQPSAIESEAGDLAQGIVGVRELVEAKVAPDQVAIASRGARDRVAAAFRLAEAPLSRPDAERGAALYQENCATCHGPTGYADTRRAATLVPHPANFHDAIIAEQLAPVGIESAVRFGVSGTAMIPFTFLSARDRWDLAFHVAGLHHPQPGESPRPLDLPDYSMVELAVRSDADLRAELSARGIPAERHAALLAELRRRVAYGREAASHPLSTARAALDRGRAALREGRLADARAALRTAQLDGIDAAEASVRTVNEALANDLGDGAFALRAELSAGATTEALDAGMATLLRDATYAEVALARSGGAPGRLVAQVSSRLLLREIAAAALFLVALAAVASSRSRRVVHVASGAALLLALAAWVAAALGHMAGFWRTLTAGATIALALAALAGTAALARRREARQMRSHDPSHDGLSRGGRAAVFAAALLAGFGAGFSALDAALGVTLPVAPPAVAGVSITLALLAAGAALVSRASREAARRWGSRPAWLACLLCVPLAGRAVAAFQLCGLLPVHRLPLPRFTALGIYPAVETCLVQAALLGLALAGAARGRRAEGAC, encoded by the coding sequence ATGGCGACGGTCAGCGCGGCCGCCATGGCCGCCGTCCTGCTCCTGGGCGAGCGCCCTGCGCTGGCGGACCCGGGGGAGCCGGCCGAGGTGGAGGCGCGCCGCCTCGTCCATGTGCTCGGCTACGTCGCCATGGATTATGGCGGCTGCGTTGCGAACGGCGCCGTCACCAGCGTCATCGAGTATGACGAGCAGCTGGCGCTGCTTGGCGAGGCGATCCAGGTCGCCACCCGCATCCAGCCGTCCGCGATCGAGAGCGAGGCGGGCGACCTCGCGCAGGGCATCGTCGGCGTGCGTGAGCTCGTCGAGGCGAAGGTCGCTCCGGATCAGGTGGCCATCGCGTCCAGGGGCGCGCGCGACCGGGTCGCGGCCGCCTTCCGGCTGGCGGAAGCGCCGCTCTCGCGGCCCGACGCGGAGCGCGGCGCGGCCCTCTACCAGGAGAACTGCGCCACCTGCCACGGCCCGACGGGATACGCCGATACCCGGCGCGCGGCGACCCTGGTCCCGCACCCGGCGAACTTCCACGACGCGATCATCGCCGAGCAGCTCGCGCCCGTGGGTATCGAGTCCGCGGTTCGATTCGGCGTCAGCGGCACGGCCATGATCCCGTTCACCTTCCTCTCCGCCCGCGACCGCTGGGACCTCGCCTTCCACGTCGCCGGTCTCCACCACCCCCAGCCCGGCGAGAGCCCGAGGCCGCTCGATCTGCCGGACTACTCCATGGTCGAGCTCGCGGTCCGCTCCGACGCGGACCTGCGCGCCGAGCTCTCCGCGCGCGGGATCCCCGCCGAGCGGCACGCGGCGCTCCTCGCGGAGCTCCGGCGGCGCGTCGCGTATGGCCGCGAGGCCGCGTCACATCCCCTCTCCACCGCGCGCGCGGCGCTCGACAGGGGGCGCGCCGCGCTGCGCGAGGGCAGGCTCGCCGATGCGCGCGCGGCGCTCAGGACGGCCCAGCTCGACGGCATCGACGCGGCCGAGGCGAGCGTCCGCACCGTGAACGAGGCGCTCGCGAACGATCTCGGCGACGGCGCCTTTGCCCTGCGAGCGGAGCTCTCGGCAGGCGCGACGACGGAGGCGCTCGACGCGGGCATGGCCACGCTCCTGCGCGACGCGACGTACGCCGAGGTGGCGCTCGCGCGGTCCGGGGGCGCGCCAGGTCGGCTCGTGGCCCAGGTCTCGAGCCGCTTGTTGCTGCGCGAGATCGCCGCTGCGGCGCTCTTCCTGGTCGCGCTCGCCGCCGTCGCTTCGTCGCGGAGCCGGCGTGTCGTCCACGTCGCGTCGGGCGCGGCGCTGCTGCTCGCGCTCGCCGCCTGGGTCGCGGCGGCGCTCGGGCACATGGCCGGCTTCTGGCGAACGCTCACGGCAGGCGCGACGATCGCGCTCGCGCTCGCGGCGCTCGCCGGTACGGCGGCGCTCGCCCGGCGGCGCGAGGCGCGGCAGATGCGCTCGCACGATCCGTCGCATGACGGCCTGTCGCGAGGCGGCCGAGCGGCCGTGTTCGCGGCCGCGCTGCTGGCCGGCTTCGGCGCCGGGTTCTCGGCGCTCGATGCTGCGCTCGGGGTGACGCTCCCCGTCGCGCCGCCCGCCGTGGCCGGCGTGTCGATCACGCTCGCGCTGCTCGCCGCCGGCGCGGCGCTGGTCTCCCGCGCGAGCCGGGAGGCCGCGCGCCGCTGGGGGAGCCGTCCAGCCTGGCTCGCCTGTCTGCTGTGCGTCCCGCTCGCCGGCCGCGCCGTGGCCGCCTTCCAGCTCTGCGGGCTGCTGCCGGTCCACCGGCTGCCGCTCCCTCGCTTCACCGCGCTCGGCATCTACCCTGCGGTGGAGACATGCCTCGTCCAGGCGGCGCTGCTCGGGCTCGCGCTCGCCGGCGCGGCCCGCGGACGCCGCGCCGAGGGCGCGTGTTGA
- a CDS encoding carbohydrate binding domain-containing protein — protein MTMNSKLAFARWTSGCLIAVLGVGCAQIFGFDKSYEVRNGSAGGGGAGGEGGTGGADAGGGGAGGEGGAGGTDAGGGGAGGEGGAGGDAGGGGAGGGCPAPPLGDPTLELSLIDDMEDDDHFIIEVEDETNPRQGLWFVANDGKGTQTPGVGEQFVMSLLEAPRGESTLAAHVVADDLFESWGALFGFQLNSASSSQLGLYNASEFSGVTFFAYADKGSYNKVLVDVVDTQTWQDGGVCTSADGGCSDHFTKTISLTNCWTQIKVPFASLKQSGWGQTFEAVDLTKIWAVQFRFAASRQFSVWIDDVAFYKDPAPEAETETTTP, from the coding sequence ATGACCATGAACAGCAAGCTAGCTTTTGCGCGGTGGACCAGCGGGTGCCTCATTGCGGTGCTCGGGGTTGGATGTGCCCAGATCTTCGGCTTCGATAAGTCATACGAGGTAAGGAACGGCAGCGCCGGAGGCGGGGGCGCCGGAGGCGAAGGCGGCACCGGCGGTGCGGACGCGGGAGGCGGGGGCGCTGGCGGCGAAGGCGGCGCCGGCGGCACGGACGCGGGAGGCGGGGGCGCTGGCGGCGAAGGCGGCGCCGGCGGGGATGCGGGAGGTGGAGGAGCAGGGGGCGGATGCCCGGCGCCGCCGCTGGGCGACCCCACGCTGGAACTGTCGTTGATCGACGACATGGAAGATGACGACCATTTCATCATCGAAGTGGAAGATGAAACGAACCCACGGCAAGGGCTCTGGTTCGTGGCGAACGATGGCAAGGGGACGCAGACGCCCGGAGTCGGCGAGCAGTTCGTGATGAGCCTCCTCGAAGCGCCGCGCGGCGAGAGCACGCTGGCAGCGCACGTCGTGGCCGACGACCTGTTCGAGAGCTGGGGAGCCCTCTTCGGCTTCCAGCTGAACAGCGCTTCGTCGTCCCAGCTGGGCCTCTACAACGCCTCCGAGTTCAGCGGCGTCACCTTCTTTGCCTACGCCGACAAAGGCTCCTACAACAAGGTCCTCGTGGACGTCGTCGACACGCAGACCTGGCAGGATGGCGGCGTCTGCACCTCTGCTGACGGCGGATGCAGCGATCACTTCACCAAGACCATCTCGCTGACGAATTGCTGGACTCAAATCAAGGTGCCCTTCGCCAGCCTCAAGCAGTCCGGCTGGGGCCAGACGTTCGAGGCGGTCGACCTGACGAAGATCTGGGCCGTCCAGTTCCGCTTCGCAGCGAGCCGTCAATTCAGCGTGTGGATCGACGACGTGGCGTTCTACAAGGATCCGGCGCCCGAGGCGGAGACGGAGACCACGACCCCGTGA
- the cobT gene encoding nicotinate-nucleotide--dimethylbenzimidazole phosphoribosyltransferase has translation MPATHEPSYLVPEAVVAFDEGARQAVYDVIALRRDVRQFEPGRALDRAVLRRILEAAHLAPSVGFSQPWGFVVVRDEAQRARIRESFLRCRQAEAARFPAGRREQYLSYRLEGILEASLNVCVAVDLRPRGEAILGTIVQPEAVRASACCAVQNLWLAARAEGVGVGWVSIVEPAVLRAELRLPPGVEPIAYLCLGHPVAFRRRPMLEESGWRERRALDEVVHEHGIWRDREDAATPAAGRASEAPRSSLRTTAIQPLDAAAMEASRAHQATLGLPAGSLGRIEQLAAWWAGVRGEIPLPSPAPGLAVFCADHGVVAEGVSAHPSSATTARLADVMAGGAAVSALAARHGVRLVAVDVGLTGDLSALPCAPVVPLVPRVVRRGTGNLRREPAMTRDEAARAMGAGAETARAFAAEGVTLAGVGDIGIGNTTAATAILCALTGAPPASLAGPGAGLDAEGVARKAGAVADALALHAPDPADPLDVLAKVGGLEIAAMAGFALEAARLRVGVVVDGLTACAAALCAVRMAPALRPWLLAAHRSAEPAAALALTELGLEPLFDQGLWVGEGIGAVLGLHLVGACVSTLSGLDPRRELARSSGAHGVVVSVSASGAGSL, from the coding sequence GTGCCAGCCACACACGAACCGTCGTATCTGGTCCCGGAGGCCGTCGTCGCCTTCGATGAGGGCGCGCGGCAGGCGGTCTACGACGTCATCGCCCTGCGCCGCGACGTCCGGCAGTTCGAGCCCGGGCGCGCGCTCGACCGGGCTGTCCTGCGGCGCATCCTCGAGGCCGCGCACCTGGCGCCCAGCGTGGGATTCTCCCAGCCCTGGGGCTTCGTCGTCGTGCGTGACGAGGCGCAGCGCGCGCGCATCCGCGAGAGCTTCCTTCGCTGCCGTCAGGCGGAAGCCGCCCGTTTTCCGGCGGGCCGGCGCGAGCAGTACCTCTCCTACCGTCTCGAGGGGATCCTCGAGGCGTCGCTCAACGTGTGCGTCGCGGTCGACCTGAGGCCTCGGGGGGAGGCGATCCTGGGCACCATCGTCCAGCCGGAGGCGGTGCGCGCGAGCGCGTGCTGCGCGGTGCAGAACCTCTGGCTCGCCGCGCGCGCCGAGGGCGTCGGCGTCGGCTGGGTCAGCATCGTGGAGCCCGCCGTCCTCCGCGCCGAGCTGCGCCTCCCGCCGGGCGTGGAGCCGATAGCGTATCTCTGCCTGGGCCACCCGGTCGCCTTCCGGCGGCGGCCGATGCTGGAAGAGAGCGGCTGGCGAGAGCGGCGCGCGCTCGATGAGGTCGTCCACGAACATGGCATCTGGCGAGACCGCGAGGACGCCGCCACGCCGGCGGCGGGCCGCGCGAGCGAGGCGCCGCGCTCATCGCTCCGGACGACGGCGATCCAACCGCTGGACGCCGCCGCCATGGAGGCCTCTCGTGCGCACCAGGCCACGCTCGGCCTGCCGGCGGGCAGCCTGGGGCGGATCGAGCAGCTCGCGGCGTGGTGGGCCGGCGTGCGTGGCGAGATCCCGCTCCCGTCGCCCGCGCCGGGGCTGGCCGTGTTCTGCGCGGACCACGGCGTCGTCGCCGAGGGCGTGAGCGCTCACCCCTCGTCGGCGACGACGGCGAGGCTCGCGGACGTGATGGCCGGGGGCGCGGCGGTCTCGGCGCTGGCGGCGCGCCACGGCGTGCGGCTCGTGGCGGTGGATGTCGGCCTCACGGGCGATCTCTCGGCGCTGCCGTGTGCGCCGGTCGTCCCGCTGGTACCGCGCGTGGTGCGGCGCGGCACCGGAAACCTGCGGCGCGAGCCGGCGATGACGCGCGACGAGGCGGCTCGCGCGATGGGGGCCGGCGCCGAGACCGCCCGCGCGTTCGCCGCGGAGGGCGTCACGCTGGCGGGCGTCGGCGACATCGGGATCGGCAACACGACGGCGGCGACAGCGATCCTGTGCGCCCTCACGGGCGCGCCGCCGGCGAGCCTCGCGGGACCGGGCGCCGGCCTCGACGCGGAGGGCGTCGCGCGCAAGGCCGGCGCCGTCGCCGACGCGCTCGCGCTTCACGCGCCCGATCCCGCGGACCCTCTCGACGTGCTGGCGAAGGTCGGCGGGCTGGAGATCGCCGCGATGGCCGGCTTCGCGCTGGAGGCCGCGCGGCTTCGCGTGGGCGTCGTCGTCGATGGGCTGACGGCGTGCGCCGCGGCCCTCTGCGCCGTCAGGATGGCCCCGGCGCTCCGGCCATGGCTCCTCGCGGCGCACCGCTCGGCCGAGCCCGCGGCGGCCCTCGCGCTCACCGAGCTCGGGCTCGAGCCGCTCTTCGATCAGGGACTATGGGTGGGCGAGGGGATCGGCGCCGTGCTCGGGTTGCACCTCGTCGGCGCCTGCGTCTCGACGCTGAGCGGGCTCGACCCTCGTCGCGAGCTCGCGCGCAGCTCCGGCGCTCACGGGGTCGTGGTCTCCGTCTCCGCCTCGGGCGCCGGATCCTTGTAG
- a CDS encoding flavin-containing monooxygenase, translating to MSDMQSNRSGGDPAPVGPLDAVVVGAGFAGLYMLYRLRRLGLSVRVYEAGAGVGGTWYWNRYPGARCDIASMDYSYSFSPELQQEWTWTERYATQPEILRYLEHVADRFELRAHIQLRTRVTAAAFDEATDRWVIRTDDGASVSARFLIMATGCLSAAKVPDLKGLEAFRGERYNTSHWPHGGVDFTGKRVGVIGTGSSGVQVIPAIAEQAARLFVFQRTPCFSVPARNAPLEAAHESWMKANYAEHRQRARETRAGVIMEVDPRSALEVSPEERERAYQARWEQGGTGFLATFSDVMRSREANETAAEFVRSRIRATVRDPDVAEALSPRGYPLGTRRLCVDTGYYETFNRENVTLVDVRASPIEEITKAGIRTRSAEYALDSLVLATGFDAMTGALTRIALRGRGGEPLEARWADGPRTYLGVAIAGFPNLFTITGPGSPSVFSNAIVSIEQHVEWIADCIAYLRERGFARIEATAEAEDGWVAHAREVADGTLYPLASSWYVGANIPGKPRVLMPYAGGVGAYRKRCEAVAARGYEGFCLSRAG from the coding sequence ATGTCTGACATGCAGTCGAATCGTTCAGGAGGCGACCCGGCGCCCGTCGGCCCGCTCGACGCCGTCGTCGTCGGCGCCGGGTTCGCGGGCCTGTACATGCTCTACCGCCTGCGCCGGCTCGGCCTCTCGGTCCGCGTCTACGAGGCGGGCGCCGGGGTGGGCGGCACCTGGTACTGGAACCGCTACCCCGGCGCGCGCTGCGACATCGCCAGCATGGACTACTCCTATTCGTTCTCTCCGGAGCTCCAGCAGGAATGGACGTGGACCGAGCGATACGCCACGCAGCCGGAGATCCTGCGTTATCTCGAGCACGTCGCGGACAGGTTCGAGCTCCGCGCGCACATCCAGCTCCGGACGCGGGTGACCGCGGCTGCCTTCGACGAGGCGACGGATCGGTGGGTGATCCGGACCGACGACGGCGCCAGCGTGTCCGCCCGGTTCTTGATCATGGCGACCGGCTGCCTGTCCGCCGCGAAGGTGCCCGATCTCAAGGGGCTCGAGGCGTTCCGGGGCGAGCGATACAACACGAGCCACTGGCCGCACGGCGGCGTCGACTTCACCGGCAAGCGCGTCGGCGTCATCGGCACGGGCTCGTCCGGCGTCCAGGTCATCCCCGCCATCGCCGAGCAGGCGGCGCGCCTCTTCGTCTTCCAGCGGACGCCGTGCTTCAGCGTGCCCGCGCGCAACGCGCCCCTGGAGGCCGCTCACGAATCGTGGATGAAGGCGAACTACGCGGAGCACCGGCAGAGGGCCCGCGAGACGCGCGCCGGGGTCATCATGGAGGTCGACCCGCGATCGGCGCTGGAGGTGTCGCCCGAGGAGCGGGAGCGCGCGTATCAGGCTCGCTGGGAGCAGGGCGGCACCGGCTTCCTCGCCACGTTCTCGGACGTGATGCGGTCCCGGGAAGCCAACGAGACCGCCGCCGAGTTTGTCCGATCCCGGATCCGCGCGACCGTCCGCGACCCGGACGTCGCCGAGGCGCTCTCGCCGAGGGGGTATCCGCTGGGGACCCGGCGGCTCTGCGTCGACACCGGCTATTACGAGACCTTCAATCGGGAGAACGTCACGCTGGTCGACGTCAGGGCGTCGCCGATCGAGGAGATCACGAAGGCGGGGATCCGGACGCGCAGCGCCGAGTACGCGCTCGACAGCCTCGTGCTCGCCACGGGCTTCGATGCCATGACGGGCGCCTTGACCCGGATCGCGCTCCGCGGGAGGGGCGGCGAGCCGCTCGAGGCGAGGTGGGCCGACGGCCCGCGTACGTACCTCGGCGTCGCCATCGCCGGCTTCCCGAACCTGTTCACGATCACCGGCCCTGGGAGCCCGTCCGTGTTCAGCAACGCGATCGTCTCCATCGAGCAGCACGTGGAATGGATCGCGGACTGCATCGCCTACCTGCGAGAGCGCGGCTTCGCGCGCATCGAGGCCACGGCCGAGGCGGAGGACGGGTGGGTCGCGCACGCAAGAGAGGTGGCCGACGGCACGCTGTATCCGCTGGCCAGCTCCTGGTACGTCGGGGCGAACATCCCTGGCAAGCCGCGCGTCCTCATGCCCTATGCCGGGGGCGTCGGCGCCTACAGAAAGCGGTGCGAGGCGGTCGCGGCTCGGGGATACGAGGGGTTTTGCCTGTCGAGAGCAGGGTAG
- a CDS encoding MFS transporter, whose product MSRQAVVVSPSPAPATSVNTLVLLLCQVLGIASVVSVQFAGSVVGERLARDMRLATLPVAVLVLSSALGTWPASQLMRRFGRKPCFIAAALLSAGCLALAARAVDRSDLPLFCAAVSGVGLHGAFVQQYRFAILEGQESHRAPRLLTMIQLASALGIVPGISLFGLLEGRTSSELPSALLVLSALQVVAALAFASYRPQEARVAEASAAPEAGARALYWPMVAMGAGAFLVMSLIMVPTPLQMCGVEQSSIRQAGWVIEVHLLSMYLPSLSVGALLKRMSIAALQGLGLLFLLAGFVISLAPGLEGHLVGLSLVGVGWCYVFVTATTLVARSRSGPERFRAQGVNDLCVFAASGAASLSSGALLAALGWSGLVHLGVALVLGLMALALRVHRASRPAPAQGGARL is encoded by the coding sequence TTGAGCCGTCAGGCTGTTGTCGTCTCGCCCTCGCCCGCGCCCGCCACGTCCGTCAACACGCTGGTCCTGCTGCTTTGCCAGGTCCTGGGGATCGCTTCTGTGGTGTCGGTCCAGTTCGCCGGCAGCGTGGTCGGTGAGCGGCTCGCGAGGGACATGCGGCTCGCGACGCTCCCGGTCGCCGTGCTCGTGCTGTCCTCGGCCCTGGGCACCTGGCCGGCCAGCCAGCTGATGCGCCGCTTCGGGCGCAAGCCCTGCTTCATCGCCGCGGCGCTCCTGTCCGCCGGCTGCCTCGCGCTCGCGGCGCGCGCGGTGGACCGCTCCGATCTCCCGCTGTTCTGCGCGGCGGTCTCTGGCGTCGGCCTGCACGGCGCCTTCGTGCAGCAGTACCGCTTCGCGATCCTCGAAGGGCAGGAGAGCCACAGGGCGCCGCGCCTCCTGACCATGATCCAGCTCGCCAGCGCGCTCGGCATCGTCCCTGGGATCTCGCTCTTCGGCCTGCTGGAAGGGCGGACGTCCAGCGAGCTGCCCTCTGCCCTGCTCGTCCTTTCGGCGCTCCAGGTCGTCGCGGCGCTCGCGTTCGCCTCGTACCGGCCGCAGGAAGCGCGGGTCGCGGAGGCCTCCGCCGCGCCCGAGGCGGGGGCTCGCGCGCTCTACTGGCCCATGGTGGCGATGGGCGCCGGCGCTTTCCTGGTGATGAGCCTGATCATGGTGCCGACGCCGCTCCAGATGTGCGGCGTCGAGCAGAGCTCGATCCGGCAGGCGGGCTGGGTGATCGAGGTGCACCTCCTGAGCATGTACCTGCCTTCGCTCTCGGTCGGCGCCCTCCTGAAGCGGATGTCGATCGCGGCGCTCCAGGGGCTCGGGCTGCTGTTCCTGCTCGCGGGGTTCGTCATCAGCCTGGCTCCAGGGCTCGAAGGGCACCTGGTCGGGCTCTCGCTGGTCGGCGTCGGATGGTGTTATGTGTTCGTGACCGCGACGACCCTTGTCGCGCGCAGCCGCTCGGGTCCCGAGCGTTTCCGGGCGCAGGGCGTCAATGATCTGTGCGTGTTCGCCGCCAGCGGCGCGGCGTCGCTCTCGTCCGGCGCGCTGCTGGCGGCGCTGGGGTGGAGCGGCCTCGTGCACCTCGGGGTGGCGCTGGTCCTGGGCTTGATGGCGCTTGCGCTTCGTGTCCACCGCGCCTCACGCCCGGCGCCAGCGCAGGGCGGCGCGCGTCTCTGA
- a CDS encoding glycine-rich domain-containing protein produces the protein MERPRATAAALKALLDGAFFSGVVRHFVRTTGEEPATVERQVLECLRYLYLISRYPEPLAGLFLPVEQAIDEVWHYLILQTREYRELCEERLPGRFFIHHRSLPYEDYQEAQASREQAIEEALRWLPLYRDEFGPFDEGALPHWTMVRFLHQRLGLSLEAIAALDAGDGAALPGVERVT, from the coding sequence ATGGAACGACCCAGGGCGACGGCCGCCGCGCTGAAGGCGCTGCTCGACGGCGCGTTCTTCTCCGGCGTGGTGCGCCATTTCGTGCGGACCACCGGCGAGGAGCCCGCGACCGTCGAGCGCCAGGTGCTCGAATGCCTGCGGTACCTCTACCTGATATCGCGCTACCCGGAGCCGCTGGCCGGGCTGTTCTTGCCCGTGGAGCAGGCGATCGACGAGGTCTGGCACTACCTGATCTTGCAGACGCGGGAGTACCGTGAGCTGTGCGAGGAGCGCCTCCCGGGCCGCTTCTTCATCCATCACCGCAGCCTGCCCTACGAGGACTATCAGGAGGCGCAGGCCAGCCGGGAGCAGGCGATCGAGGAGGCGCTGCGCTGGCTGCCGCTCTACCGGGACGAGTTCGGCCCCTTCGACGAGGGCGCGCTGCCTCACTGGACGATGGTGCGCTTTCTCCACCAGCGCCTGGGCCTCTCTCTCGAGGCGATCGCGGCGCTCGACGCGGGAGACGGGGCCGCCCTGCCTGGCGTGGAGCGCGTCACTTGA
- a CDS encoding SDR family oxidoreductase, which produces MTRELRSLITGSSSGFGRATAVTLARAGHRVFAAMRAITSKNAGPASELAELAAREGLALRVIELDVTSDASVDAAVARVLDEAGGVDVVINNAGVLSQGPLEAFTVAQAEATFQVNYLGAVRVNRAVLPAMRRQKSGLLVHVSSAVGRVVTPLFGHYSASKFALEAMAECYSYELAPLGIDVAIVEPGAFPTTGVMANAMQADEARAAEYGPLFALATELWKPVIETMKRQGPPDPQQVADAILRLTALPAGERPLRTVLDPLGNGAVEEINRKTADVQRAYIAWMGLGGVLGRAGG; this is translated from the coding sequence ATGACCCGAGAGCTCCGTTCCCTCATCACAGGTTCCAGCAGCGGCTTCGGCCGCGCGACCGCCGTCACCCTCGCCCGCGCGGGACACCGCGTCTTCGCCGCGATGCGCGCGATCACGTCGAAGAACGCGGGGCCGGCGTCCGAGCTCGCGGAGCTCGCCGCGCGCGAGGGGCTCGCGCTGCGCGTGATCGAGCTCGACGTGACGAGCGACGCCTCGGTCGACGCGGCCGTGGCGCGCGTGCTCGACGAGGCGGGCGGCGTCGACGTCGTGATCAACAACGCGGGCGTCCTGTCCCAGGGGCCGCTCGAGGCGTTCACGGTGGCGCAGGCCGAGGCCACGTTCCAGGTGAACTACCTCGGCGCCGTGCGCGTCAACCGCGCGGTGCTGCCCGCGATGCGGCGGCAGAAGAGCGGCCTCCTCGTCCACGTGAGCAGCGCCGTCGGGCGGGTCGTGACGCCGCTCTTCGGCCACTACAGCGCGAGCAAGTTCGCGCTCGAGGCGATGGCCGAGTGCTATAGCTACGAGCTCGCGCCGCTCGGGATCGACGTCGCCATCGTCGAGCCGGGCGCGTTCCCGACGACCGGCGTGATGGCCAACGCGATGCAGGCCGACGAGGCCCGAGCGGCGGAGTATGGCCCCCTGTTCGCGCTCGCCACCGAGCTGTGGAAGCCGGTGATCGAGACGATGAAGCGCCAAGGCCCGCCGGACCCGCAGCAGGTCGCGGACGCGATCCTGAGGCTCACGGCGCTGCCGGCCGGGGAGCGGCCGCTGCGCACCGTGCTCGACCCGCTGGGCAACGGCGCCGTGGAGGAGATCAACCGAAAGACAGCGGACGTGCAGCGGGCGTACATCGCGTGGATGGGCCTCGGCGGCGTGCTCGGGCGAGCAGGCGGATAG